A genomic region of Brevibacillus sp. JNUCC-41 contains the following coding sequences:
- a CDS encoding Glu/Leu/Phe/Val family dehydrogenase → MTGEIKVIEKRQLDNPLQEFQDILEEAIHVLGYPDQVFDFLKAPMRFLEVSIPIQMDNGETRMFQGYRAQHNDAAGPTKGGIRFHPDVTPEEVKALAGWMSLKCGITDLPYGGAKGGIVCDPRQMSSSELERLSRGYVRAVSQIVGPTKDIPAPDMYTNSQIMAWMLDEYDHIREFDSPGFITGKPLRLGGSKGREKATSKGVLYTLQMICDLKGIPIEGMRVIIQGFGNVGSHLALYLHEMGAKVVGIADELGGLYNPDGLDIPYLLENRDSFGVVSNLYKDSLSNQELLEKECDVLIPAAISGVVNNENAKRLKCEILIEAANGPTTKEAIKILDDKGIVLVPDILANSGGVIVSYFEWCQNNQGYYWTEELVDERLKEKITASFLNVYHTSKKYSVNMKVAAYIEGIRKIAEASQLRGWVRF, encoded by the coding sequence ATGACAGGGGAAATTAAGGTGATTGAAAAACGGCAATTGGATAATCCATTGCAAGAATTCCAGGATATCTTAGAAGAAGCGATTCATGTTTTGGGCTATCCAGATCAGGTTTTTGATTTTTTGAAAGCGCCAATGCGTTTTCTGGAAGTCAGTATTCCTATTCAAATGGATAATGGGGAGACAAGGATGTTTCAAGGGTATCGTGCTCAACATAATGATGCAGCCGGTCCAACGAAAGGGGGGATTCGGTTTCACCCGGATGTAACTCCTGAAGAAGTTAAGGCATTGGCCGGATGGATGAGCTTGAAATGCGGAATAACCGATCTTCCATATGGAGGGGCAAAAGGTGGCATTGTGTGTGATCCCAGACAGATGAGTTCATCTGAGTTAGAACGATTAAGCAGAGGGTATGTCAGGGCAGTAAGTCAAATAGTGGGCCCTACTAAAGATATCCCGGCACCTGATATGTATACGAATTCACAAATCATGGCCTGGATGCTGGATGAATACGATCACATCAGGGAATTCGATTCTCCCGGGTTCATTACGGGAAAGCCTCTGAGATTAGGAGGGTCGAAGGGCAGGGAAAAGGCCACTTCCAAGGGAGTATTATATACACTTCAAATGATATGTGATTTAAAGGGGATTCCTATTGAAGGCATGCGGGTAATCATTCAGGGATTCGGGAATGTTGGCAGTCATTTAGCGTTGTATTTACATGAAATGGGGGCTAAGGTTGTCGGAATTGCGGATGAGCTTGGAGGCTTATATAATCCGGATGGCTTGGATATTCCTTACCTTTTGGAGAACAGGGACTCTTTTGGGGTCGTTTCGAACTTATACAAAGATTCATTATCCAATCAAGAATTGTTGGAAAAAGAGTGTGATGTGCTGATTCCCGCAGCTATTAGCGGAGTGGTGAATAATGAAAATGCAAAACGATTAAAATGTGAAATCCTGATCGAAGCGGCAAATGGGCCGACAACAAAGGAAGCGATCAAGATCCTCGATGATAAAGGTATAGTGCTAGTCCCGGATATTTTGGCGAATTCAGGAGGGGTGATAGTCTCTTATTTTGAATGGTGCCAGAACAACCAAGGTTATTACTGGACGGAAGAGCTTGTGGATGAACGATTGAAGGAAAAGATAACGGCCAGCTTTTTGAATGTCTACCATACTTCAAAAAAATATTCCGTGAACATGAAAGTGGCTGCATATATTGAAGGGATTCGCAAAATAGCAGAAGCATCTCAGCTCCGAGGTTGGGTCAGGTTCTGA
- a CDS encoding APC family permease — translation MENEVTLKRSLKLWQIVMMGLAYMTPMVVFDTFGIVSGITGGHVPTAYIFALVGMLFTAASYGKLVKVFPAAGSAYTYTQKAINPHLGFLVGWSSLLDYLFLPMVNALLTKIYLTALFPGVPTWIWVVLFVAIVTIFNLRSVNVLANFNALFVLIQIAIMVVFIILVVKGLNAGEGTGEVFTIKPFVNEGMEVSAIITGATILCFSFLGFDAVTTLSEETPDPKKTIPKAIFLTALWGGIIFITASFFIQLFFPDISRFKEPDAALPEIALYVGGKLFQSIFLCTTFVNTLASGLASHASVSRLLYVMGRDKVFPEKWIGFIHPKWKTPAINVLIVGVISLSALFFDLVTATSLINFGALMAFTFVNLSVISHFIIREKKHRTIKGCIQYLIMPLIGAIAIGILWINLETSSLIMGISWFIIGFCYLLYITKAFRKAPPQYQVEEIQL, via the coding sequence ATGGAAAATGAGGTTACATTGAAAAGATCACTGAAATTATGGCAAATCGTTATGATGGGGTTAGCATATATGACCCCCATGGTTGTATTTGATACATTTGGAATTGTATCTGGGATTACGGGCGGCCATGTGCCGACTGCCTATATCTTTGCATTGGTGGGGATGCTTTTTACAGCTGCAAGCTATGGAAAACTTGTAAAGGTATTTCCTGCTGCAGGTTCTGCCTATACTTATACGCAAAAGGCCATAAATCCGCATTTAGGATTCCTGGTGGGATGGTCTTCGTTGTTAGACTATTTGTTTTTACCTATGGTCAATGCATTGTTGACCAAAATTTATCTCACAGCATTATTTCCAGGGGTTCCTACATGGATTTGGGTAGTATTATTCGTAGCAATCGTCACCATTTTCAATCTCCGGAGTGTCAATGTACTTGCTAACTTTAATGCGCTTTTTGTTTTAATTCAGATTGCCATCATGGTAGTGTTCATCATTCTTGTTGTCAAAGGTTTAAATGCTGGAGAAGGTACAGGAGAAGTGTTTACGATAAAGCCTTTCGTAAATGAAGGAATGGAAGTTTCGGCAATAATAACCGGGGCCACGATCCTATGCTTTTCCTTTTTGGGATTCGATGCGGTAACGACCCTATCTGAGGAAACGCCAGATCCGAAAAAAACGATTCCAAAAGCGATTTTTTTAACTGCACTTTGGGGTGGAATCATCTTCATTACCGCATCTTTCTTTATTCAGCTCTTTTTTCCGGATATATCCCGTTTTAAGGAACCGGATGCTGCATTACCGGAAATCGCCCTTTATGTAGGTGGGAAGCTATTTCAATCCATTTTTCTTTGTACGACTTTCGTCAATACGCTAGCCTCGGGACTAGCATCGCATGCCAGCGTTTCCCGTCTTTTGTATGTTATGGGACGTGATAAAGTGTTTCCGGAAAAATGGATTGGGTTTATTCACCCTAAGTGGAAGACTCCAGCCATTAATGTACTCATAGTTGGAGTCATTTCATTGTCTGCTTTATTCTTCGATTTAGTGACAGCGACTTCACTGATCAATTTTGGTGCATTAATGGCATTTACCTTTGTAAACCTTTCAGTGATCAGCCATTTTATCATTCGGGAAAAGAAACATCGAACGATAAAGGGGTGTATTCAATACTTAATAATGCCTTTAATTGGAGCTATAGCAATTGGAATTCTTTGGATCAATCTTGAGACAAGTTCCCTAATAATGGGGATAAGTTGGTTCATTATTGGTTTTTGTTATCTATTATATATCACAAAGGCATTTCGGAAGGCTCCGCCCCAATACCAGGTTGAAGAAATTCAGCTATGA
- the speB gene encoding agmatinase — protein MKYPLSPDVKPEFCTTGSFMRLPSTRENAKLAVVGMPFDTAASFRVGARFAPQAVRQASMTLFPYHPIHNVFPFDECNAIDIGDVSVIPHNIHRSYELIEKAMADLMKNGIIPIGIGGDHSVTLANLRAAAKIHGPVALLHFDSHTDTWDTYYDEKYWHGSPFIRAYEEGLLQTDKVFQIGIRGTLNHPGDIDSSTDLGYNVITTPELKKRGIEDVVKEVKKTIGDTPCFLTFDIDFVDPSCAPGTGTLEVGGLNSFETLEMIRSLQGFNFIGFDLVEVLPPYDPTQITSLLAATIIHDFASLVALQLKEEQKEENSAEKSL, from the coding sequence ATGAAATATCCTTTATCCCCTGATGTTAAACCAGAGTTTTGTACCACCGGATCATTTATGCGCTTACCTTCTACAAGAGAAAATGCCAAATTGGCAGTGGTAGGTATGCCCTTTGATACAGCTGCTTCATTCAGGGTAGGAGCCCGGTTTGCTCCGCAGGCAGTCCGCCAGGCATCCATGACGTTGTTTCCTTACCATCCGATTCACAATGTATTTCCGTTTGACGAATGTAATGCAATTGATATTGGGGACGTTTCGGTGATTCCCCATAATATACATCGAAGCTATGAGTTAATTGAAAAGGCTATGGCAGACTTGATGAAAAACGGTATCATTCCAATAGGCATCGGAGGAGATCATTCAGTAACATTGGCTAATCTAAGAGCTGCCGCCAAAATACACGGTCCTGTTGCTCTTCTTCATTTTGATTCACATACAGATACCTGGGATACTTATTATGATGAAAAATACTGGCATGGTTCCCCGTTTATCCGTGCATATGAGGAAGGCTTGCTCCAAACGGATAAAGTTTTCCAGATTGGCATCAGGGGTACGCTCAATCATCCAGGAGATATAGATTCAAGTACAGATCTAGGTTACAATGTGATAACTACGCCTGAACTGAAGAAAAGAGGAATCGAAGATGTCGTGAAGGAAGTCAAGAAAACCATAGGGGATACACCATGTTTCTTGACCTTTGATATTGATTTTGTAGATCCATCATGTGCTCCTGGAACTGGCACATTGGAGGTCGGCGGTCTAAATAGCTTTGAAACCCTAGAGATGATACGCTCTCTGCAAGGATTCAACTTTATTGGATTCGACCTGGTGGAAGTCCTCCCGCCATACGATCCAACACAAATTACATCACTATTGGCAGCCACCATCATTCATGACTTTGCCAGTTTAGTAGCCTTACAGCTAAAAGAAGAACAAAAGGAGGAGAATTCAGCCGAAAAAAGTTTATAG
- a CDS encoding M14 family zinc carboxypeptidase has protein sequence MNFKKKVLTVSLSSLMTLSAVTAVALPVGAVGNGPSAGNGQVTTSKLHTYESLVSYLKTQDAKQERLALEVIGETVKGRDIYLAKYISNPKNPTILFLTQQHGNEQLTTEGALEFIKHLGTNKTKGLLENVNILIIPMLNADGAMGDVNFPLDDYLAKGDRHLTRANANGVDLNREHDKKTDSMQVEVKALHENVFAKYDIDYMIDLHHQGTLSETDGELVSGSILYPTNANVKPEVLEASKKLGAVVYNSIEPTGWGHIGKYDGGSGENIGRNGAAVRYDIATLLFEMRGMSDHNIESVALGQKSNGYLIKQTITTLDAAVRAIADDSIETVDASFWNTLPTQSNRPGAESDE, from the coding sequence TTGAATTTTAAAAAGAAGGTCCTAACAGTTTCATTATCTAGTTTAATGACATTAAGCGCAGTTACAGCTGTTGCGCTGCCAGTCGGAGCGGTTGGAAATGGTCCCAGTGCTGGAAATGGTCAAGTGACAACTTCAAAACTTCATACATATGAAAGCCTGGTAAGCTATCTTAAAACGCAGGATGCTAAACAAGAAAGGCTGGCACTGGAAGTAATCGGCGAAACGGTAAAAGGGAGGGATATTTACTTAGCGAAATATATTTCAAATCCTAAGAATCCTACTATACTATTTTTAACTCAACAGCACGGAAATGAACAACTGACTACTGAAGGTGCACTGGAATTCATTAAACATCTAGGCACTAATAAGACTAAAGGTTTATTGGAAAATGTTAATATACTGATCATTCCCATGTTAAATGCAGATGGGGCAATGGGAGATGTTAATTTCCCTCTTGATGACTATTTAGCAAAAGGAGATCGGCATTTAACACGGGCAAATGCAAATGGGGTAGACTTAAACCGTGAGCATGATAAAAAAACTGATTCCATGCAAGTGGAGGTAAAGGCTTTACACGAAAATGTATTTGCGAAATACGATATAGATTACATGATAGATCTACATCATCAAGGGACGCTAAGCGAAACAGATGGTGAACTTGTTTCAGGTTCAATTCTTTATCCTACAAATGCTAACGTAAAGCCTGAAGTTTTAGAAGCGTCAAAAAAACTGGGTGCTGTTGTATATAACTCCATTGAACCAACTGGTTGGGGGCATATTGGTAAGTATGATGGCGGTTCTGGAGAAAATATAGGCCGTAATGGTGCAGCCGTTCGTTATGATATTGCCACACTGCTCTTTGAGATGCGAGGTATGTCGGACCACAATATCGAGTCAGTGGCGCTTGGACAAAAAAGTAATGGCTATCTAATAAAGCAAACAATAACCACTTTGGATGCAGCTGTCAGAGCTATCGCCGATGATTCAATAGAAACTGTTGATGCAAGCTTTTGGAATACCCTGCCAACACAATCCAATCGTCCTGGGGCAGAATCAGACGAATAA
- a CDS encoding M14 family zinc carboxypeptidase — MKNRKIVSTLGVAVLSASIAAPTFAANETSPGTPIQQTFSVSGFTDHAELGKKLKQIASASQGKVKVDVAGYSNRNREIYKATVGTGDKVVLIQSEIHGNEKTGTDAILNVLKFLGTNSPEAEKIRKEITLVALPKMNPDGAELNRRGNDMTWSEVVEQFPQLAGANPSWNYYTYKNESFDYESNPGFDVNRDFNPDLNYTPQAKDFPGKSSTPGWFITPESQTTRDVYKSLLKQYGKVEVFVDLHHQAPYYEIDGTDDLVTYSLSAQFVPDPSSPSGQEYAKYAKNYNYDFSRQLNVAVYNAMKEQGNSPYGNISLYPQNQNLPGTALGAFALNGSGTVLFEVRGQTQSFGQKKKGMLIQAVERGLYGIIDGVTDGSVYKINPEQYESIPLTEGRQ; from the coding sequence ATGAAAAATAGGAAAATTGTTTCAACTCTAGGAGTTGCCGTTTTATCGGCGAGTATTGCGGCACCAACATTTGCAGCTAATGAAACGTCCCCAGGAACACCCATTCAACAAACTTTTTCGGTTTCAGGTTTTACAGATCATGCTGAATTAGGGAAAAAGCTAAAACAAATTGCGAGTGCTAGCCAAGGTAAGGTGAAAGTGGATGTAGCTGGATATTCCAATAGAAATAGAGAAATCTATAAAGCAACCGTGGGAACAGGTGACAAAGTCGTTTTAATTCAAAGTGAGATTCATGGAAATGAGAAAACTGGTACGGATGCCATCTTGAATGTCTTGAAGTTTTTGGGGACCAATTCTCCTGAAGCGGAGAAAATTCGTAAAGAAATTACCTTGGTGGCTTTGCCTAAAATGAATCCGGATGGTGCTGAATTGAACCGCCGGGGAAATGATATGACCTGGTCAGAGGTCGTGGAACAGTTTCCACAGTTAGCAGGAGCGAATCCATCTTGGAACTATTATACATACAAAAATGAATCATTCGATTATGAGTCCAATCCTGGTTTCGATGTCAATCGTGACTTTAATCCTGATTTAAATTATACTCCTCAAGCTAAAGACTTCCCTGGAAAATCATCCACCCCTGGTTGGTTCATAACACCTGAATCACAAACTACGCGTGATGTTTACAAGTCTCTCCTGAAGCAATATGGAAAGGTGGAGGTTTTTGTGGACTTGCACCACCAAGCTCCCTATTATGAAATTGATGGAACGGATGATTTAGTCACATACTCGCTTTCCGCTCAATTTGTTCCTGATCCAAGCTCGCCTTCAGGACAAGAGTATGCCAAATATGCCAAAAACTATAATTACGATTTTTCCAGACAATTGAATGTAGCGGTATATAATGCTATGAAAGAACAAGGTAATTCTCCATATGGAAATATATCTTTATATCCGCAAAACCAAAATCTTCCTGGAACGGCTTTAGGAGCCTTTGCTTTAAACGGAAGTGGGACAGTGCTCTTTGAAGTTAGAGGCCAGACACAGTCTTTTGGCCAAAAGAAAAAAGGCATGCTTATTCAAGCAGTGGAAAGAGGGTTATATGGAATAATTGATGGAGTTACTGATGGCTCAGTATATAAAATCAATCCGGAACAATACGAGTCAATTCCACTGACGGAGGGCAGGCAATAA
- a CDS encoding FadR/GntR family transcriptional regulator: protein MEEIRHLILEGGLSPGDRLLSERELSTQLKVSRTVIREALKSLEMLGMVEVKAGGTFIKEPELKGIYHTLSYTMALDSVTIFDLLETRKIIEVQAIKLASIRRTSNDLAIISEILEEMKKAFIENDFQKSVAADHKFHSYIVKSSQNKVLSIMMEAASDLFREVLFITREKLGQYSGMDKAIYAQHFSIFKAIKDQDVEYAEKIMTEHLDSLESELKMIFQGIEPELPRIDEDDLDDL from the coding sequence ATGGAGGAAATTAGACACTTAATTCTTGAAGGTGGGTTATCACCAGGAGATAGATTGCTATCTGAACGCGAATTGTCTACACAGTTAAAGGTTAGCCGGACAGTGATAAGAGAAGCTTTAAAGTCATTAGAAATGCTTGGTATGGTTGAAGTGAAGGCTGGTGGTACCTTTATTAAGGAACCTGAGTTGAAAGGGATATATCATACCCTATCCTATACAATGGCTTTGGATAGTGTCACTATATTTGATTTGTTAGAAACTAGGAAAATCATTGAGGTTCAAGCAATAAAATTAGCATCAATCCGGAGAACAAGTAATGACCTGGCGATCATATCTGAAATATTAGAAGAAATGAAAAAGGCATTCATTGAAAATGATTTTCAGAAGAGTGTAGCTGCAGATCATAAATTTCATTCTTATATAGTAAAATCCAGTCAAAATAAGGTTCTCTCAATAATGATGGAAGCGGCATCCGATTTATTTAGAGAGGTCTTATTTATCACAAGAGAAAAATTAGGTCAATACAGTGGAATGGATAAGGCAATTTATGCCCAACATTTTTCAATCTTTAAAGCAATTAAAGATCAAGATGTTGAATATGCAGAGAAAATCATGACAGAACACTTAGATTCATTAGAAAGTGAATTGAAAATGATTTTCCAAGGTATCGAACCAGAACTTCCAAGAATAGATGAAGATGATTTAGATGATCTTTAA
- a CDS encoding MFS transporter: MSTKARNIVDDSPLTKFHMKLTIFTAGGPFLDGYILSIVAMALIPLNQSFEINGLWNGLLGSSALIGIFIGGIIFGYLTDRIGRESMYRLDLIAFLVLSILQIFATNVEQLFIIRVLLGIAIGADYPIATSLLTEFAPKKYRGKMIGFLTISWYLGATVAYFAGYFLLNLGPDAWKWMLGSSAIPTLIVIFMRLNTPESPRWLLSKGQKEKALRIMKNIYGESTTLEDIPSGPVQKPSLMKLFSPAYRKRTIFVMLFWNFQLIPMFAIYTFAPTLLETFNLNKGDLSHIGSALISFMFLIGCTVSMFFIDRIGRRSLCIGGFFFTTIALLGLGLAPEASGWIIVSLFFMYAFFAGAPAILEWAYPNELFPTDIRGTAVGFATTVTRIGASVGTFGLPIALATYGVGPTMLLAAGLNVIGLLVSVFMAPETKNLSLEEASHDEANKMDEKEDVSNY; encoded by the coding sequence ATGTCAACCAAAGCGCGTAATATTGTTGATGATTCACCATTAACGAAATTCCACATGAAATTAACAATATTTACTGCAGGTGGTCCTTTTCTTGATGGTTATATACTTAGCATCGTCGCAATGGCTTTGATCCCATTAAATCAATCATTTGAAATCAACGGTTTATGGAACGGGCTACTGGGTTCTTCTGCTTTAATTGGAATATTCATTGGTGGAATAATATTCGGCTATCTAACGGATAGGATTGGCCGAGAAAGCATGTATCGTTTGGATTTAATAGCATTTCTTGTTTTATCCATACTTCAAATATTTGCAACAAATGTCGAACAGCTATTTATTATCCGAGTGTTGTTAGGTATAGCCATTGGGGCGGATTATCCAATTGCCACCTCATTGTTAACGGAATTTGCACCTAAGAAATATCGAGGGAAAATGATCGGATTCCTTACTATATCTTGGTATTTGGGTGCAACTGTCGCTTACTTTGCAGGCTACTTTTTATTAAACTTAGGACCAGATGCTTGGAAATGGATGTTAGGATCAAGTGCTATACCTACATTAATTGTTATATTCATGCGTTTAAATACTCCTGAATCACCAAGATGGCTTTTAAGCAAAGGACAGAAAGAAAAGGCATTACGAATCATGAAAAATATCTATGGGGAATCCACGACACTAGAAGATATTCCTTCAGGACCAGTTCAAAAACCAAGTCTCATGAAACTCTTTTCGCCCGCCTATCGAAAACGTACGATTTTTGTCATGCTATTCTGGAATTTTCAATTAATCCCGATGTTTGCGATTTATACATTTGCACCAACTTTGTTAGAAACCTTTAATTTAAATAAGGGGGATTTATCCCATATTGGATCGGCATTAATTTCATTCATGTTTTTAATTGGGTGTACGGTCTCTATGTTCTTTATTGATCGCATTGGACGGAGATCACTCTGTATCGGGGGCTTCTTTTTTACCACAATCGCCCTGCTAGGTCTGGGGCTAGCACCTGAAGCAAGCGGTTGGATCATCGTTAGTTTATTCTTTATGTATGCATTTTTCGCAGGAGCTCCTGCTATCCTTGAATGGGCTTATCCAAATGAACTATTCCCGACAGATATTAGAGGAACTGCAGTTGGCTTTGCTACAACAGTAACTAGAATCGGTGCCTCAGTCGGAACATTCGGTTTACCAATTGCTTTAGCAACATATGGAGTTGGACCCACGATGCTATTGGCAGCAGGATTGAACGTTATCGGATTACTTGTATCCGTCTTTATGGCACCTGAAACAAAGAACCTTAGCTTAGAAGAAGCGAGCCATGATGAAGCGAACAAAATGGATGAAAAAGAGGATGTATCAAACTATTAA